One Theropithecus gelada isolate Dixy chromosome 3, Tgel_1.0, whole genome shotgun sequence genomic window carries:
- the PVRIG gene encoding transmembrane protein PVRIG — translation MGRRTLALPWVLLTLCVTAGTPEVWVQVQMEATELSSFTVHCGFLGPGSISLVTVSWGGPDGAGGTKLAVLHPELGTRQWAPARQARWETQSSISLALEDSGASSPFANTTFCCKFASFPEGSWESCGSLPPSSDPGLSAPPTPVPILRADLAGILGLSGVLLFGCGYLLHLLRRQKHRPTPRLQPSHTNSQALTAQAWAPSQASQAALHDPYATINTSFCPATLDTAHPNGWASLPTHAAHQPQGPAASASTPILAHGSFVSVENGLYTEAGERPPHTGPGLTLFPDCRGPRAVEGRFGVR, via the exons ATGGGGCGCCggaccctggccctgccctgggtGCTGCTGACCCTGTGTGTCACTGCGG GGACCCCGGAGGTGTGGGTGCAAGTTCAGATGGAGGCCACTGAGCTCTCGTCCTTCACTGTCCATTGTGGGTTCCTGGGGCCTGGCTCCATCTCCCTTGTGACTGTGAGCTGGGGAGGCCCCGATGGTGCTGGGGGGACCAAGCTGGCTGTGTTGCACCCAGAACTTGGCACCCGGCAATGGGCCCCTGCTCGCCAGGCCCGCTGGGAAACCCAGAGCAGCATCTCTCTCGCCCTGGAAGACTCTGGGGCCAGCAGCCCCTTCGCCAACACCACCTTCTGCTGCAAGTTTGCTTCCTTCCCTGAAGGCTCCTGGGAGTCCTGTGGGAGCCTCCCGCCCAGCTCAGACCCAG GGCTCTCTGCCCCGCCAACTCCTGTCCCCATTCTGCGGGCAGATCTGGCCGGGATCTTGGGGCTCTCAGGAGTCCTCCTCTTTGGCTGTGGATACCTCCTTCACCTGCTGCGCCGACAGAAGCACCG CCCTACCCCTAGGCTACAGCCATCCCACACCAACTCTCAGGCACTGACAGCACAAGCATGG GCGCCCAGCCAGGCCTCCCAGGCTGCACTCCACGACCCTTATGCCACTATCAACACCAGCTTCTGCCCAGCTACTTTGGACACGGCTCACCCCAACGGGTGGGCATCACTCCCCACCCACGCCGCACACCAGCCCCAGGGCcctgccgcctcggcctccacaCCCATCCTTGCACATGGCAGCTTTGTCTCTGTTGAGAACGGACTCTACACTGAGGCAGGGGAGAGGCCTCCCCACACGGGTCCCGGCCTCACTCTTTTCCCTGACTGCCGGGGTCCCAGGGCCGTGGAAGGACGCTTCGGAGTTCGATGA